A window of Polaribacter litorisediminis contains these coding sequences:
- the kdsA gene encoding 3-deoxy-8-phosphooctulonate synthase, with the protein MILSEIPNIKHLDTNNFFLLAGPCAIESEEMALRIAEKVITITDKLAIPYIFKGSFKKANRSRIDSFTGIGDEKALKILQKVSETFHVPTVTDIHEVSDAAKAAEYVDVLQIPAFLVRQTDLVVAAAQTGKVVNLKKGQFMSPGAMKHAVQKVKDAGSQKAWITDRGTMFGYQDMIVDFRGIPEMRKFAPTILDVTHSLQQPNQTTGVTGGRPEMIETIARAGIVNHVDGLFIETHFDPANAKSDGANMLHLDNLEKLLTNLVAIRKTVNNL; encoded by the coding sequence ATGATTTTATCTGAAATTCCGAATATAAAACACTTAGATACTAATAATTTCTTTCTTTTAGCAGGACCTTGTGCTATTGAAAGTGAAGAAATGGCGCTAAGAATTGCCGAAAAAGTAATTACAATTACTGATAAACTTGCAATTCCCTATATTTTTAAAGGAAGTTTTAAAAAGGCAAACAGAAGTAGAATTGATAGTTTTACAGGTATTGGAGATGAAAAGGCATTGAAAATTTTACAAAAAGTTTCAGAAACTTTTCATGTACCGACGGTTACTGATATTCATGAAGTTTCTGACGCCGCTAAAGCTGCAGAATATGTTGATGTTTTGCAGATTCCTGCATTTTTAGTACGTCAAACAGATTTGGTCGTTGCGGCTGCACAAACAGGAAAAGTTGTCAACTTAAAAAAAGGACAGTTTATGAGTCCTGGCGCCATGAAACATGCCGTACAGAAAGTAAAAGATGCAGGATCTCAAAAAGCATGGATTACAGATAGAGGAACCATGTTTGGATACCAAGATATGATTGTTGATTTTAGAGGAATTCCTGAAATGCGCAAATTTGCTCCTACAATTTTAGATGTTACGCATTCTTTACAACAACCAAATCAAACAACTGGTGTTACTGGCGGAAGACCAGAAATGATTGAAACAATTGCCAGAGCCGGAATTGTAAATCATGTAGATGGATTATTTATTGAAACTCATTTTGATCCTGCAAATGCAAAATCTGACGGTGCAAATATGTTGCATTTAGATAATTTGGAAAAATTATTAACGAATTTGGTTGCCATCAGAAAAACAGTGAACAATTTATAA
- a CDS encoding DUF4136 domain-containing protein encodes MKKVSFLFLFLLVSCSSSKVMIDYDAEIDFSNFKSYAFYEDVGKGLNEFDVKRVITVMNAELQQLGFLPSDNPDFFINIKSNISEAQNNNTIGIGIGNGGINGGFGVSGGIPIGGKKLNEEFTIEFVNAQNNILFWEAILNSKIKEKRKPEEKELHFKAIISKILEKYPPK; translated from the coding sequence ATGAAAAAAGTTAGCTTTCTTTTTTTGTTTTTATTAGTGAGCTGTTCATCCTCTAAAGTGATGATAGATTATGACGCTGAAATTGATTTTTCTAACTTTAAATCCTACGCATTTTATGAAGATGTAGGAAAAGGTTTGAATGAATTTGATGTAAAAAGGGTCATTACTGTCATGAATGCTGAATTACAACAATTAGGTTTTTTACCATCAGATAACCCTGATTTTTTTATCAATATAAAATCAAATATATCAGAAGCTCAAAATAATAATACTATCGGAATTGGAATAGGAAATGGAGGAATAAATGGTGGTTTTGGTGTTTCAGGAGGAATCCCTATCGGGGGTAAAAAGTTAAATGAAGAATTTACAATTGAGTTTGTAAATGCACAAAATAATATTCTTTTTTGGGAAGCCATTTTAAATTCTAAAATTAAGGAGAAAAGAAAGCCAGAAGAAAAAGAACTGCATTTTAAAGCAATAATTTCTAAAATTTTAGAGAAATATCCACCCAAATAA
- a CDS encoding UDP-N-acetylmuramate--L-alanine ligase, whose protein sequence is MTIHFIAIGGSAMHNLAIALHQKGYQVSGSDDTIHNPSKSRLEKYGLLPKEFGWFPEKIASNLDVIILGMHAKKDNLELLKAQELGLKIYSYPEFLYEQSKNKTRVVIGGSHGKTTITSMILHVLNYHEKEVDYMVGAQLDGFETMVHLTGENDFIVLEGDEYLSSPIDMRPKFHLYKPNIALLSGIAWDHINVFPTFENYKEQFKIFTDSMVNGGSMVYNVEDEYVKDVVESSENHIKKYPYKTPNYFIDNGITYLETAEGNLPLEIFGKHNLQNLAGAKWICQHMGVDEDDFYEAIASFSGASKRLEKIVENNSTVIFKDFAHSPSKVSATTKAVKEQYSDRTVLACLELHTYSSLNAEFLAEYKGALDFADKAVVFYSPQAVKIKQLEEVSAQQIANAFERDDLIIFTNPEEFKDFLFNENMENAAVVLMSSGNYGGLDFEEVKRLV, encoded by the coding sequence ATGACTATACATTTTATTGCCATTGGAGGAAGTGCAATGCACAATTTAGCAATTGCTTTACACCAAAAAGGATACCAAGTTTCTGGAAGTGATGATACCATTCATAATCCGTCCAAATCGAGACTAGAAAAATATGGATTATTACCAAAAGAATTTGGATGGTTTCCGGAGAAAATAGCATCAAATTTAGATGTGATTATTCTTGGCATGCATGCAAAGAAAGACAATTTAGAATTGTTAAAAGCACAGGAATTAGGTTTAAAGATTTATTCATATCCAGAGTTTTTATATGAGCAATCTAAAAATAAAACTCGTGTTGTTATCGGAGGTTCTCATGGAAAAACGACGATTACCTCTATGATTTTACATGTGCTGAATTATCATGAAAAAGAAGTGGATTATATGGTAGGTGCGCAGTTAGATGGTTTTGAAACAATGGTGCATTTAACGGGAGAAAATGATTTTATTGTTTTAGAAGGTGATGAGTATTTAAGTTCTCCTATTGATATGCGTCCTAAATTTCATTTGTATAAACCTAATATAGCATTGTTAAGTGGTATTGCTTGGGATCATATTAATGTTTTTCCGACTTTTGAAAACTATAAAGAACAGTTTAAAATCTTTACAGATTCTATGGTTAATGGAGGAAGTATGGTTTATAATGTTGAGGATGAGTATGTAAAAGATGTGGTTGAGTCATCGGAAAATCATATAAAAAAATACCCATATAAAACTCCAAATTATTTTATAGACAACGGAATTACCTATTTGGAGACTGCTGAGGGTAATTTACCATTAGAAATTTTTGGGAAACACAATCTTCAAAATTTAGCGGGCGCAAAATGGATTTGTCAACATATGGGAGTTGATGAAGATGATTTTTATGAGGCTATTGCTAGTTTTAGTGGCGCCAGTAAACGTTTAGAGAAAATTGTTGAAAATAATTCAACCGTTATTTTTAAAGATTTTGCCCACAGTCCTAGTAAGGTTTCTGCAACTACAAAAGCGGTAAAAGAGCAATATTCAGATAGAACAGTGCTAGCTTGTTTAGAACTACATACCTATTCTAGTTTAAATGCTGAATTTTTAGCAGAATATAAAGGAGCGCTAGATTTTGCTGACAAAGCTGTTGTGTTTTACTCACCACAAGCCGTAAAAATTAAACAATTAGAAGAAGTTTCAGCGCAACAAATAGCAAATGCTTTTGAAAGAGATGATTTAATTATTTTTACAAATCCGGAGGAATTTAAAGACTTTTTATTTAATGAAAATATGGAGAATGCAGCGGTTGTTTTAATGAGCTCAGGTAATTATGGCGGTTTAGATTTTGAAGAGGTTAAGCGTTTGGTGTAG
- a CDS encoding M28 family peptidase, protein MKKIGTILIASALLISCGSNKEANTVNSKIEKTPTIENSFFIDSMMVKKHLYTLAADDMEGRKSGTEGIEKAAKYIESEFKRIGLIPFEGLKTYRQTFNFTPRGAKDEITSANIIGVLEGKSKKEEYVIISAHYDHLGMKKSGEGDVIFNGANDDASGVTGVLALAAYFKKVGHERTIVFAAFTAEEMGLIGSTHFGKGINASKFVAGINLEMIGKVPSFGPNTAWLTGFERSDFGKIIQKNLAGSGYQLFPDPYKKFNLFFRSDNASLARLGVPSHTFSTTPIDVDKDYHKASDEAETLNMTVITQTIQAVAKGTESIINGKDTPTRVVLEQKTK, encoded by the coding sequence ATGAAAAAAATAGGTACTATTTTAATAGCATCAGCATTACTAATTTCTTGTGGAAGTAATAAAGAAGCGAACACTGTAAACTCAAAAATCGAAAAAACACCAACAATCGAAAATTCATTTTTCATTGATTCTATGATGGTTAAAAAGCATCTCTACACCTTAGCTGCAGATGATATGGAAGGTAGAAAATCTGGAACAGAGGGAATTGAAAAGGCCGCTAAATATATAGAAAGCGAGTTTAAAAGAATCGGTTTAATCCCTTTTGAAGGATTAAAAACCTACAGACAAACTTTTAATTTTACGCCGAGAGGGGCTAAAGATGAAATTACAAGCGCCAATATTATCGGGGTTTTGGAAGGAAAAAGTAAAAAAGAAGAATATGTAATTATTTCTGCTCATTATGATCATTTAGGGATGAAAAAGAGTGGAGAAGGAGATGTTATTTTTAATGGGGCCAATGATGATGCTTCTGGTGTTACAGGCGTTTTAGCCTTGGCAGCATATTTTAAGAAAGTTGGCCATGAAAGAACCATTGTTTTTGCTGCCTTTACTGCCGAAGAAATGGGGTTAATTGGTTCTACACATTTCGGAAAAGGTATTAATGCATCAAAATTTGTAGCAGGAATTAATTTAGAAATGATTGGCAAAGTACCTAGCTTTGGACCAAATACAGCTTGGTTAACTGGTTTTGAGCGTTCTGATTTCGGAAAAATTATTCAAAAGAATTTAGCAGGTTCTGGGTATCAATTATTTCCAGATCCATATAAAAAGTTTAATCTATTTTTTAGGTCAGATAATGCTTCTTTGGCGCGTTTAGGCGTTCCGTCTCATACCTTTTCTACAACTCCGATTGATGTAGATAAAGATTATCATAAGGCTTCTGATGAAGCTGAAACTTTAAATATGACTGTTATTACGCAAACGATACAAGCGGTAGCAAAAGGAACGGAAAGTATTATTAATGGTAAAGATACACCTACAAGGGTCGTTTTAGAGCAAAAGACAAAATAG
- a CDS encoding carboxypeptidase-like regulatory domain-containing protein, whose amino-acid sequence MKKKSLVTCLIILFSLSTKAQNNFDNLWTQLEKLEVENLPKSALKIADDIYEKASKEHNSPQIIKALFYKSKFSLTLEEDAQLKVIHSFKEQISKSDFPTKNVLQNILANLYWQYFNENRYKFYNRTKTSQKVDSKDFRTWDLETLFNEIHHLFKASLENADKLQKIKISAFADILQISKDARIYRPTLFDFLAHNALHFYQSSETSITSPAYKFNIDDASFLGDVKTFSNLQITSKDSLSLQLNTLKTYQKLIAFHLKENNKNALAAIDIQRLNFVHQHATFDNSDSILFERLIASKEQFTNHEASGLYAFEIAEIYKEQSKNQEALVICDEVIKEFPTSFGAKKCAILKGQIKQKALSIKAEEFIPIDKNSRLLVTYKNVAKLFFTAYHINQKQKEALSKLYKFEDKKAFIYQLKTAKNWKHQLRNEHDYLQHSTEVIVPKFKTGMYLILASTTKDLQDNSIYGTTSIQVTNLTLIENNFDGKYNYQVVDRNTGKPINKASVHLKNKVFKNLNYIHKKLTTNKFGFSSFKSNEIYRNVHISVTTKNDFASFGNHYLYESDKKLYNKDDNVLIKPFIFTDRSIYRPGQTVYFKAIVIKKQGATSQVLKHEYVEISLNDVNNQVIKTLELKLNEFGSVAGTFIIPNNGLTGKFSITVKESVEHDSKFYDNYNFDYNNWTTISVEEYKRPKFSTEFKPITESFKINDSVAIHGFAKAFSGANITDAKVVYRVHRKVQYPDWYYWYRPNLNSSSQEITNGETITNAQGEFEIIFKAFPDESVSKENLPIFKYEITANVTDINGETHSVTARVKVGYHSLLATISMDDKIDKNKKEHLLNIDTKNLNGEFVATKGTIKIYKLKGPTNPLRQRPWPAPDYQDISENTFRTLFPHDPYTNTESDEKNWKKGILVFNKNFDTSTSKELILKNIESWISGKYIVVLESKDKFNQVVKDEKRITLFSLKDKEVVDRKLFTINTNKKVYTIGDEVEIQIGSASKNMTVVIQIEKNHTIIDTQLIKLNNNIKKIKIPVNKEDLGGFAIKYHFVNYNHFHSGNLLIHVPEKQESIEIMTNIFRDKLQPGQDETWSFTIKDDKNDAVAAEILASMYDASLDEFKTHNWQFNPITPKKPYYSYAVSNANKSFKNTNFNIKNNQKRYYGFPSIGNDSYHWFGFSLNNNRWINQQYLKEIKRKINSSRSDFDGTITGVLEDESGPLPGVSILIKGTNFGTETDFDGNYSIKIKKGDVLVFRYLGYKSEERTISNQTYLDIKLEENTSTLDEIAVMGYGINREKKVVGYALQSFEEQAEGVQIMNDSGSPSTASNIRIKGVLSILGNGKPLYIVDGVSVDKFNLSENEIAQISVLKNTEATAIYGAKGANGVIIITTKAGQIKLDKALSQIKARKDFKETAFFYPQLTTDKNGKVSFSFTMPEALTRWKLQVLAHTKTLKSATKTLQTVTQKEFMVVPNAPRFLREKDTITLSAKITNLTNNQLNGVAKLILTDAISRTEINIELKNTKPNKNFSVDKDGNTNVSWKISIPENIQTVQYKIVAKAGDFSDGEQNVLPVLTNKMLVTETLPIWIRSNQTKTFTLNKLKNNASSSLKNHKLTLEMTSNPVWVAIQSLPYLMEYPYECAEQTFSRYYANTLASFMANSNPKIKEVFDAWKSSDALLSNLEKNEALKSLIIQETPWLRDAQSETEQKKRIALLFDLTRMSNEQEKALHKLESIQMNSGVFPWFKGGKYPSNFITQHMVTGFGHLAKLGVAEFDSSTKKMIEKAVRFLDIELLENYEKLLKRASKNRQNSKTKKKAEKAYQEFLSKNNLSYFIIQYLYMRSFYTDISLDEKMKTAIDYYQNQTINYWNEYNLYAKGQIALSLFRNDKKTSAHKILKSLKENSITSDELGMYWKTNTAGYYYYQAPVETQALMIETFSEVLDANIHQDKQKTIDNLKVWLLKNKQTNQWKTTKATTEAVYALLLNGSELISMTEMVNIKVGDQKINPSAMKDVKVEAGSGYFKTSWNAQEITPKMAVITINKKESGIAWGGLYWQYFEDLDKITSAETPLKLHKKLFLKVNSDTGKELQEINQNTILKIGDIITVRIELRSDRTMEFIHMKDMRASGLEPINVISKYKWQDNLGYYETTKDAATNFFFDRIPKGVYVFEYDVRINNAGNFSNGITTIQSMYAPEFSSHSKGERITILDQ is encoded by the coding sequence ATGAAAAAAAAATCACTAGTAACCTGTTTAATTATCCTCTTTTCTTTGAGTACAAAAGCTCAGAATAATTTTGATAATCTTTGGACCCAACTAGAAAAATTGGAAGTAGAGAATTTACCAAAATCTGCCTTAAAGATTGCAGACGATATTTATGAAAAAGCGTCAAAAGAACATAACTCTCCGCAAATTATAAAAGCACTATTTTATAAAAGTAAATTTTCTTTAACCCTTGAAGAAGATGCACAATTAAAAGTAATACATAGTTTTAAGGAACAGATTTCTAAAAGTGATTTCCCTACAAAAAACGTGCTTCAAAATATTTTAGCGAATTTGTATTGGCAATATTTTAATGAAAATAGATACAAATTTTACAATCGTACAAAAACGTCCCAAAAAGTTGATTCAAAAGATTTTAGAACTTGGGATTTAGAAACACTTTTTAATGAAATTCATCATCTATTTAAAGCTTCATTAGAAAATGCTGATAAACTTCAAAAAATAAAAATTTCAGCTTTTGCTGATATTTTACAAATCAGTAAAGACGCAAGAATTTATAGACCCACTTTGTTTGATTTTTTAGCCCATAATGCGTTGCATTTTTATCAATCTTCAGAAACTTCGATTACGAGTCCGGCTTACAAATTTAATATTGATGATGCTTCTTTCTTGGGTGATGTTAAAACATTTTCTAACTTACAAATAACATCAAAAGATAGTTTGTCTTTGCAATTAAATACGTTAAAAACGTATCAAAAACTGATTGCTTTTCATTTAAAGGAAAACAATAAAAATGCACTTGCAGCAATTGATATTCAAAGATTAAATTTCGTACATCAACATGCAACTTTTGATAATTCTGATTCAATTTTATTTGAACGTCTCATTGCATCCAAGGAACAATTTACAAATCATGAAGCAAGCGGACTATATGCTTTTGAGATTGCTGAAATTTATAAGGAACAATCTAAAAACCAAGAAGCACTTGTTATTTGTGATGAAGTAATTAAAGAATTTCCAACTAGTTTTGGCGCAAAAAAATGCGCCATTTTAAAAGGTCAAATTAAGCAAAAAGCACTGTCTATAAAAGCAGAAGAATTTATTCCAATTGATAAAAATTCTAGATTATTAGTTACTTATAAGAATGTAGCAAAATTATTTTTTACTGCATATCATATCAATCAAAAACAAAAAGAAGCGCTTTCTAAACTTTACAAATTTGAAGATAAAAAAGCTTTTATCTACCAACTAAAGACAGCAAAAAATTGGAAGCATCAATTAAGAAATGAGCATGATTATTTACAACATTCAACAGAAGTAATTGTTCCAAAATTTAAAACCGGAATGTATTTAATTTTAGCTTCAACCACTAAAGATTTACAAGATAATTCTATTTACGGAACAACCTCCATACAAGTGACTAACTTAACATTAATTGAAAATAATTTTGATGGAAAATATAATTATCAAGTTGTTGACAGAAATACAGGAAAGCCAATAAACAAGGCATCCGTGCATCTAAAAAATAAAGTTTTTAAAAACCTCAATTACATCCATAAAAAACTCACAACGAACAAATTTGGTTTTTCTTCTTTTAAGAGTAATGAAATCTATAGAAACGTACATATATCGGTGACCACTAAAAATGATTTTGCATCTTTTGGCAACCATTATTTATATGAATCTGATAAAAAATTGTACAATAAAGATGATAACGTCCTTATAAAACCATTCATTTTCACAGACAGAAGCATTTATAGGCCAGGACAAACTGTTTACTTTAAAGCGATTGTCATCAAAAAACAAGGTGCTACATCGCAAGTTTTGAAACACGAATATGTAGAAATATCTTTAAATGATGTTAATAATCAAGTGATAAAAACCTTAGAGTTAAAATTAAATGAATTTGGCTCTGTTGCTGGCACATTTATAATTCCTAATAATGGTTTAACAGGAAAGTTTTCTATTACAGTTAAAGAAAGTGTTGAACATGATAGCAAATTTTATGATAATTATAATTTTGACTACAATAATTGGACAACCATTTCTGTGGAAGAATATAAAAGACCCAAATTTTCGACGGAATTTAAACCTATAACAGAAAGTTTTAAAATTAATGATTCTGTTGCTATACACGGTTTTGCAAAAGCATTTTCGGGCGCAAATATTACAGATGCAAAAGTGGTGTATCGGGTGCATAGAAAAGTACAATATCCCGATTGGTATTATTGGTATCGACCAAACCTTAATTCTAGCTCGCAAGAAATAACGAATGGAGAAACGATTACAAATGCTCAAGGTGAATTTGAAATTATCTTTAAAGCATTTCCTGATGAAAGTGTTTCGAAAGAAAATTTACCCATTTTTAAGTATGAAATTACCGCAAATGTTACAGACATTAACGGAGAAACTCACAGCGTGACCGCAAGAGTAAAAGTTGGTTATCATTCTTTATTGGCGACCATTTCTATGGATGATAAAATTGATAAAAATAAAAAAGAACATCTTCTAAACATTGACACAAAAAACTTGAACGGCGAGTTTGTTGCTACAAAAGGAACTATCAAAATTTATAAATTAAAAGGTCCTACAAACCCACTTAGACAAAGACCTTGGCCTGCGCCCGATTACCAAGATATTTCAGAAAACACTTTTCGAACCTTATTTCCACATGATCCTTATACAAATACTGAAAGTGATGAAAAAAATTGGAAGAAAGGCATCCTTGTTTTTAATAAAAATTTTGACACATCAACATCCAAAGAACTTATTTTAAAAAATATTGAAAGCTGGATTTCAGGGAAATATATTGTTGTTTTAGAAAGCAAAGACAAATTCAATCAAGTAGTAAAAGACGAAAAAAGAATTACACTCTTCTCCTTAAAAGATAAAGAAGTTGTAGATCGTAAACTATTCACCATCAATACCAATAAAAAGGTTTACACCATTGGTGATGAAGTTGAAATACAAATTGGTTCTGCGTCAAAAAACATGACGGTTGTTATTCAAATTGAGAAAAATCATACAATTATTGACACACAACTCATCAAACTAAACAACAATATAAAGAAAATTAAAATCCCTGTAAACAAAGAAGATCTTGGCGGATTTGCCATAAAATACCACTTTGTAAATTATAATCATTTTCATAGCGGAAACCTATTGATCCATGTTCCCGAAAAACAAGAATCTATAGAAATTATGACCAATATTTTTAGAGATAAACTACAACCAGGCCAAGATGAAACTTGGAGTTTCACCATTAAAGATGATAAAAATGATGCAGTCGCAGCAGAAATTTTAGCATCGATGTATGATGCTTCTTTAGACGAATTTAAAACACATAATTGGCAATTTAATCCGATTACACCAAAAAAGCCATATTATTCTTACGCTGTAAGTAACGCGAACAAAAGTTTTAAAAACACTAATTTTAATATCAAAAATAATCAAAAAAGGTATTATGGGTTTCCTTCAATTGGCAATGATTCTTATCATTGGTTTGGTTTTAGTCTAAATAATAATCGTTGGATAAATCAACAATATCTAAAAGAAATCAAAAGAAAAATAAATAGTTCTAGAAGCGATTTTGACGGAACAATAACAGGAGTTTTAGAGGACGAATCTGGACCATTACCAGGAGTTTCAATTCTTATTAAAGGAACAAATTTTGGCACAGAAACAGATTTTGATGGCAATTATTCCATCAAAATTAAAAAAGGTGATGTATTAGTTTTTAGATATCTCGGATATAAATCTGAAGAAAGAACAATTAGCAATCAAACTTATCTAGACATCAAATTAGAAGAAAATACCAGTACTTTAGACGAAATTGCAGTTATGGGCTATGGTATAAATCGAGAAAAGAAAGTTGTAGGATATGCTTTACAGTCTTTTGAAGAACAAGCCGAAGGAGTTCAAATTATGAATGATAGTGGTAGTCCTAGCACAGCCTCAAATATCAGAATTAAAGGAGTATTAAGTATTTTAGGAAATGGGAAACCTTTATACATTGTTGATGGTGTTTCTGTTGATAAATTTAATTTAAGTGAAAATGAAATTGCACAAATCTCTGTGTTAAAAAATACTGAAGCGACTGCTATCTATGGCGCAAAGGGTGCAAACGGAGTTATCATCATCACTACAAAAGCTGGTCAAATAAAATTAGACAAGGCATTATCACAAATAAAAGCACGTAAAGACTTTAAAGAAACTGCCTTTTTTTATCCGCAGTTAACAACTGATAAAAACGGAAAAGTTAGTTTTTCCTTCACGATGCCAGAAGCTTTAACAAGATGGAAATTGCAAGTATTAGCGCATACAAAAACCTTAAAATCTGCCACCAAAACTTTACAAACAGTTACTCAAAAAGAATTCATGGTGGTACCCAATGCACCAAGGTTTTTAAGAGAAAAAGACACCATTACCTTGAGTGCTAAAATTACCAACTTAACAAATAATCAATTAAATGGTGTTGCAAAATTAATTTTAACAGATGCTATTTCTAGAACAGAGATAAACATTGAACTAAAGAACACCAAGCCCAACAAGAATTTTTCTGTTGATAAAGATGGCAATACAAACGTTTCTTGGAAGATATCAATTCCAGAAAATATACAAACCGTACAGTATAAAATTGTGGCAAAAGCTGGTGATTTTTCTGATGGCGAGCAAAATGTGTTGCCTGTTTTAACAAACAAAATGTTGGTTACAGAAACATTACCGATATGGATTCGCTCGAATCAAACCAAAACTTTTACGCTAAATAAATTAAAGAATAATGCTTCTTCGAGCTTAAAAAATCACAAATTGACTTTAGAAATGACGTCAAACCCTGTCTGGGTTGCGATACAATCTTTGCCCTATTTAATGGAATATCCATATGAATGCGCAGAACAAACGTTCTCTAGATATTATGCAAACACATTGGCGAGTTTTATGGCGAATTCAAATCCAAAAATTAAAGAAGTTTTTGATGCTTGGAAATCTTCTGATGCATTATTGTCTAATTTAGAAAAGAATGAAGCGTTAAAATCATTAATTATTCAAGAAACTCCTTGGTTAAGAGATGCGCAATCAGAAACCGAACAAAAAAAGAGAATTGCCCTATTATTCGATTTAACAAGAATGAGCAATGAACAAGAAAAAGCCCTCCATAAATTGGAAAGTATTCAAATGAATTCTGGCGTGTTTCCTTGGTTTAAAGGCGGCAAATATCCAAGTAATTTTATCACGCAACATATGGTAACGGGTTTTGGACATTTAGCAAAATTAGGCGTTGCGGAGTTTGATTCATCCACAAAAAAAATGATTGAAAAAGCGGTGCGGTTTTTGGATATTGAACTCTTAGAAAACTATGAAAAATTATTAAAAAGAGCCTCAAAAAATCGACAAAATTCTAAAACGAAAAAGAAAGCAGAAAAAGCTTATCAAGAGTTTTTATCAAAAAACAATTTGAGCTATTTTATTATTCAGTATTTATATATGCGCAGTTTTTACACCGATATATCTTTGGATGAAAAAATGAAAACTGCTATTGATTATTATCAAAATCAAACTATAAACTATTGGAATGAATATAATTTATATGCAAAAGGACAAATTGCTTTATCACTTTTTAGAAATGATAAAAAAACAAGTGCCCATAAAATTTTAAAATCATTAAAAGAAAACTCAATTACTTCTGATGAATTAGGCATGTATTGGAAAACCAACACCGCTGGTTACTACTATTATCAGGCACCCGTGGAAACGCAAGCTTTAATGATTGAAACTTTTTCTGAAGTTTTAGATGCCAATATTCATCAAGACAAGCAAAAAACTATTGACAATCTTAAAGTTTGGTTATTAAAAAACAAGCAGACGAATCAATGGAAAACAACAAAAGCAACTACAGAGGCTGTATATGCTTTACTCTTAAATGGCAGTGAATTGATTTCTATGACAGAAATGGTCAATATTAAAGTTGGTGATCAAAAAATAAATCCCTCAGCAATGAAAGATGTAAAAGTTGAAGCTGGCTCCGGTTATTTTAAAACTTCTTGGAATGCTCAAGAAATAACACCCAAAATGGCAGTAATTACTATCAACAAAAAAGAAAGCGGAATTGCTTGGGGAGGTTTGTACTGGCAATATTTTGAAGATTTAGACAAAATAACATCCGCAGAAACTCCCTTAAAATTGCATAAAAAATTGTTCTTAAAAGTAAATTCTGATACTGGTAAAGAGTTGCAAGAAATCAACCAAAATACTATATTAAAAATTGGTGATATTATTACGGTACGGATTGAATTACGCTCTGATAGAACCATGGAATTCATTCACATGAAAGACATGAGAGCCTCTGGATTAGAACCAATTAATGTGATATCTAAATACAAATGGCAAGATAATTTAGGCTATTATGAAACCACAAAAGATGCTGCTACAAACTTCTTTTTTGACAGAATACCGAAAGGAGTTTATGTTTTTGAATATGATGTTCGCATAAATAATGCAGGTAATTTTAGCAACGGAATTACAACAATACAAAGTATGTATGCGCCAGAATTTAGCAGTCATTCAAAAGGAGAAAGAATTACAATTTTAGATCAGTAA